From a region of the Pongo pygmaeus isolate AG05252 chromosome 5, NHGRI_mPonPyg2-v2.0_pri, whole genome shotgun sequence genome:
- the MAPK13 gene encoding mitogen-activated protein kinase 13 isoform X1, producing the protein MSLIRKKGFYKQDVNKTAWELPKTYVSPTHVGSGAYGAVCSAIDKRSGEKVAIKKLSRPFQSEIFAKRAYRELLLLKHMQHENVIGLLDVFTPASSLRNFHDFYLVMPFMQTDLQKIMGMEFSEEKIQYLVYQMLKGLKYIHSAGVVHRDLKPGNLAVNEDCELKILDFGLARHADAEMTGYVVTRWYRAPEVILSWMHYNQTVDIWSVGCIMAEMLTGKTLFKGKDYLDQLTQILKVTGVPGTEFVQKLNDKAAKSYIQSLPQTPRKDFTQLFPRASPQAADLLEKMLELDVDKRLTAAQALTHPFFEPFRDPEEETEAQQPLDDSLEHEKLTVDEWKQHIYKEIVNFSPIARKDSRRRSGMKL; encoded by the exons ATGAGCCTCATCCGGAAAAAGGGCTTCTACAAGCAGGACGTCAACAAGACCGCCtgggagctgcccaagacctaCGTGTCCCCGACGCACGTCGGCAGCGGGGCCTATGGCGCCGTGTG CTCGGCCATCGACAAGCGGTCAGGGGAGAAGGTGGCCATCAAGAAGTTGAGCCGACCCTTTCAGTCCGAGATCTTCGCCAAGCGCGCCTACCgggagctgctgctgctgaagCACATGCAGCATGAGAAC GTCATTGGGCTCCTGGATGTCttcaccccagcctcctccctgcGCAACTTCCATGACTT CTACCTGGTGATGCCCTTCATGCAGACGGATCTGCAGAAGATCATGGGGATGGAGTTCAGTGAGGAGAAAATCCAGTACCTGGTGTATCAGATGCTCAAAGGCCTTAAg TACATCCACTCGGCTGGGGTCGTGCACAGG GACCTGAAGCCAGGCAACCTGGCTGTGAATGAGGACTGTGAACTGAAG ATTCTGGATTTTGGGCTGGCGCGACATGCAGATGCCGAAATGACTGGCTACGTGGTGACCCGCTGGTACCGAGCCCCCGAGGTGATCCTCAGCTGGATGCACTACAACCAGACGG TGGACATCTGGTCTGTGGGCTGTATCATGGCAGAGATGCTGACAGGGAAAACTCTGTTCAAGGGGAaagatt ACCTGGACCAGCTGACCCAGATCCTGAAAGTGACCGGGGTGCCTGGCACGGAGTTTGTGCAGAAGCTGAACGACAAAGCG GCCAAATCGTACATCCAGTCCCTGCCACAGACCCCCAGGAAGGATTTCACTCAGCTCTTCCCACGGGCCAGCCCCCAGG ccgCAGACCTGCTGGAGAAGATGCTGGAGCTAGACGTGGACAAGCGCTTGACGGCCGCACAGGCCCTCACCCATCCCTTCTTTGAACCCTTCCGGGACCCTGAGGAAGAGACGGAGGCCCAGCAGCCGTTAGATGATTCCTTAGAACACGAGAAACTCACAGTGGATGAATGGAAGC AGCACATCTACAAGGAGATTGTGAACTTCAGCCCCATTGCCCGGAAGGACTCGCGGCGCCGGAGTGGCATGAAGCTGTAG
- the MAPK13 gene encoding mitogen-activated protein kinase 13 isoform X2: MSLIRKKGFYKQDVNKTAWELPKTYVSPTHVGSGAYGAVCSAIDKRSGEKVAIKKLSRPFQSEIFAKRAYRELLLLKHMQHENVIGLLDVFTPASSLRNFHDFYLVMPFMQTDLQKIMGMEFSEEKIQYLVYQMLKGLKDLKPGNLAVNEDCELKILDFGLARHADAEMTGYVVTRWYRAPEVILSWMHYNQTVDIWSVGCIMAEMLTGKTLFKGKDYLDQLTQILKVTGVPGTEFVQKLNDKAAKSYIQSLPQTPRKDFTQLFPRASPQAADLLEKMLELDVDKRLTAAQALTHPFFEPFRDPEEETEAQQPLDDSLEHEKLTVDEWKQHIYKEIVNFSPIARKDSRRRSGMKL; this comes from the exons ATGAGCCTCATCCGGAAAAAGGGCTTCTACAAGCAGGACGTCAACAAGACCGCCtgggagctgcccaagacctaCGTGTCCCCGACGCACGTCGGCAGCGGGGCCTATGGCGCCGTGTG CTCGGCCATCGACAAGCGGTCAGGGGAGAAGGTGGCCATCAAGAAGTTGAGCCGACCCTTTCAGTCCGAGATCTTCGCCAAGCGCGCCTACCgggagctgctgctgctgaagCACATGCAGCATGAGAAC GTCATTGGGCTCCTGGATGTCttcaccccagcctcctccctgcGCAACTTCCATGACTT CTACCTGGTGATGCCCTTCATGCAGACGGATCTGCAGAAGATCATGGGGATGGAGTTCAGTGAGGAGAAAATCCAGTACCTGGTGTATCAGATGCTCAAAGGCCTTAAg GACCTGAAGCCAGGCAACCTGGCTGTGAATGAGGACTGTGAACTGAAG ATTCTGGATTTTGGGCTGGCGCGACATGCAGATGCCGAAATGACTGGCTACGTGGTGACCCGCTGGTACCGAGCCCCCGAGGTGATCCTCAGCTGGATGCACTACAACCAGACGG TGGACATCTGGTCTGTGGGCTGTATCATGGCAGAGATGCTGACAGGGAAAACTCTGTTCAAGGGGAaagatt ACCTGGACCAGCTGACCCAGATCCTGAAAGTGACCGGGGTGCCTGGCACGGAGTTTGTGCAGAAGCTGAACGACAAAGCG GCCAAATCGTACATCCAGTCCCTGCCACAGACCCCCAGGAAGGATTTCACTCAGCTCTTCCCACGGGCCAGCCCCCAGG ccgCAGACCTGCTGGAGAAGATGCTGGAGCTAGACGTGGACAAGCGCTTGACGGCCGCACAGGCCCTCACCCATCCCTTCTTTGAACCCTTCCGGGACCCTGAGGAAGAGACGGAGGCCCAGCAGCCGTTAGATGATTCCTTAGAACACGAGAAACTCACAGTGGATGAATGGAAGC AGCACATCTACAAGGAGATTGTGAACTTCAGCCCCATTGCCCGGAAGGACTCGCGGCGCCGGAGTGGCATGAAGCTGTAG